From a single Solenopsis invicta isolate M01_SB chromosome 6, UNIL_Sinv_3.0, whole genome shotgun sequence genomic region:
- the LOC113005969 gene encoding uncharacterized protein LOC113005969 has protein sequence MQFSVANSNRNKENVPTDNTLNDNAVDEVNYIKLSQSTLKEILTEIKEIRKGQDKILQKINNLENKSKSSKDILQAVQELNLPVQTVEQFQILIKDEKALSILERYFILLGGLNISNALDGFLKASVTDKLIKTSFTWKEGEQKIRFRETPLSLRYYGALRQIEQFKNTSIKEFEVEMAKVIKNAQQRHYMVQHRVMQVSSSALQRSKMEEELAANYASAAARNRQ, from the exons atgcaattttcaGTTGCCaattcaaatagaaataaagaaaacgtTCCAACCGACAATACATTAAACGACAACGCAGTGGATgaagtaaattatataaaactgtcACAATCGACTTTAAAAGAAATACTAACTGAAATAAA agaaataaGAAAGGGACAAGataaaatacttcaaaaaataaataatttggaaaACAAATCAAAAAGTAGTAAAGATATTTTACAAGCTGTTCAGGAATTGAACCTTCCGGTGCAAACTGTAGAACAGtttcagattttaataaaagatgaaaaagcATTATCCATTTTg GAACGATATTTTATCCTTCTTGGGGGACTGAACATTTCAAATGCATTAGATGGCTTCTTGAAGGCAAGTGTAAcggataaattaattaagacaTCTTTTACATGGAAAGAGGGTGAACAAAAAATTCGGTTTCGGGAAACGCCTTTAAGTCTACGATATTAtg GTGCTCTTCGACAAattgaacaatttaaaaatacctCTATTAAAGAGTTTGAAGTGGAAATGgccaaagtaataaaaaatgcacAACAGCGTCACTACATGGTTCAACATAGAGTAATGCAAGTAAGCTCCAGTGCTTTGCAACGATCTAAAATGGAAGAGGAGCTTGCGGCTAACTATGCGTCAGCTGCCGCTCGTAATCGACAGTAA